One window from the genome of Saccharicrinis carchari encodes:
- a CDS encoding DNA-directed RNA polymerase subunit omega produces MDYKKSNAPGTTITWDTKKLSEDTGNIYESVNIIAKRANQISVEMKEELNKKLQEFASYTDNLEEVFENREQIEISRFYERLPKPSSIATQEFVDKNVYYRNPNTEEA; encoded by the coding sequence ATGGATTATAAAAAATCAAATGCTCCGGGCACTACCATCACCTGGGATACAAAAAAACTCTCGGAGGATACCGGAAATATTTACGAGTCGGTTAATATTATTGCCAAAAGAGCAAATCAAATTAGTGTTGAAATGAAAGAGGAGTTAAACAAGAAACTCCAGGAGTTTGCTTCTTATACCGATAACTTGGAGGAGGTATTTGAGAATCGCGAACAAATAGAAATTTCGAGGTTTTACGAACGTTTGCCAAAACCTTCTTCTATCGCTACGCAAGAATTTGTGGATAAAAATGTGTATTACCGCAACCCCAATACAGAGGAAGCATAA
- a CDS encoding outer membrane protein assembly factor BamD → MRKFLAALILIPLLLSCSQYQKVLKSTDYEFKYAKAMEYFEKEDFMRAATLLNELQGVYRGTDKAETINYTYASCLYGLNDYIMAGHYYRQFVKTFPSSQRNEECQFMSGYCYYMTSPKPRLDQTDTYNAINEFQLFVNLYPRSERVAEANRLMDELRDKLVYKSYLSAKLYFGLGDYMGNNYLSAVIAAQNSLKEFPDTKYREELSFLILEAKYIQAVNSVISKKEERMRDAIDEYFSFINEFPESQYLNRAVKIYNDAAKNINFEETN, encoded by the coding sequence ATGAGAAAATTTCTTGCTGCCTTAATCCTTATCCCCTTATTACTAAGCTGTAGTCAATACCAAAAGGTGTTAAAAAGCACCGATTACGAGTTTAAATATGCTAAGGCGATGGAATATTTCGAAAAAGAAGATTTCATGCGCGCAGCAACACTCTTAAACGAGTTGCAAGGTGTTTATCGAGGTACCGACAAAGCAGAAACTATTAATTATACCTATGCCAGCTGTCTGTATGGTTTAAATGATTACATCATGGCGGGGCATTACTACCGCCAGTTTGTAAAAACCTTTCCCTCAAGCCAACGGAACGAAGAGTGTCAGTTTATGAGTGGATATTGTTATTATATGACATCGCCAAAACCCCGTTTGGATCAAACAGATACCTACAATGCCATTAACGAATTTCAGCTTTTTGTTAACCTCTATCCCAGGAGTGAAAGAGTAGCCGAAGCCAACAGGTTGATGGACGAACTTCGTGATAAACTGGTATATAAATCTTATTTAAGTGCCAAACTTTATTTTGGCCTTGGCGATTATATGGGTAATAATTATCTATCGGCGGTAATAGCGGCACAAAACAGTTTAAAGGAATTTCCGGATACCAAGTATCGCGAGGAGTTATCATTCCTTATTTTAGAAGCCAAATATATTCAGGCCGTAAACAGTGTAATCAGTAAAAAGGAAGAGAGGATGCGGGATGCCATAGACGAGTATTTCTCGTTTATCAACGAGTTTCCTGAGAGTCAGTACCTTAACAGGGCGGTTAAAATATACAACGATGCCGCCAAGAACATCAATTTTGAAGAAACGAATTAA